ACCATAAATTATTATTGTTTTTGTCCGGTGAAAAAAAATGATTTAATAAGTATTTCTATATCAAGTAATAACGACTGATTTTTTGCATAGTACAAATTGTATGTTTCAATTTCTTCCGCGCTCATATCGTTTCGGTAATTTATTTGCGCAAGTCCCGTCAATCCCGCTTTCCCTAAATACATTCCTGTTCTCCCATTCATTCCGGAAACCCTTGTTGAATGTGTGAATACAGGTCGTCCTACAAAACTCATTTCTCCATTCAGAATTTTTGGTATTAGCAAAATTTTCTTTTTCGCTATGGAATGTTTCGGAAGAAATAATTGTACTAACGGATAGAAAAGGAATAAAAACAGTGAAAGAAAAATATCAAATGTGCGCTTAACAAAACGATTGAACGGTTGATGAATATTATACGCAATATCAACGAACGGAAGCGATTCAAGTTCGTCAATACGTGTTTTTCCAATCACGACTTCCAAACTGCTTGGCACAAGACGATAACTCACATTCCGGTCTCTGCTCCGTGCGATAACAGAAAGGATATCCGTGTACGAAAGCGCATCAGTAGAAAAAATAACATCGGAAATTTTTTTCTCGCGAATGACTCTTCCGATGGTATCTACGCTTCCCAAGATTTCAACTCCATTTACTTTTTCTCCAATGCGTTGACGATGCGTGTCAATAAACCCAATAATATCGTAACTGTGGTCAACGCGTGAGCGCAATTTTCGAACTAATTCTTCTCCCGATTTTGTAACACCAACAATCACAGAACGTTTCCCTGTTTGTTGCATACTGAAAAAAATATGAGCAACCAATCTCCATCCGGGAAGTACGACCAATGTCATCATTCCGGAAAGTAACGTTACCATTCTGCTAAATCCGTAATCTTTAAAAAAGAACGTCAATGCAGAAAGAAACGTAAACGATGCAATGACGGCAATTGAAGATGCAGAAGAAATTGTTTTCCGTCTTGTTAACGCACCGCTCAAAAATTCCGAAAACAAAATTATGCAGATTGAGAAAATGTAAATCGCAGGATAGGCATACGATGGGAAAGAATATAATCTTCCGCGCCAAAGATATTCTGAAAGGACGAGTGAAAGAAATATAAATACAGAATCAATCACCATTACCAAAAATGTTGTTTTATTTTTTCCAAGAAATGCAATCCAAGAACGAAAGAAAATTCCCATTTGTAACAACGGTAAGAATAACACGTACGAGCGAAAATGTTTCTTCACAAATAATTGCATTGAGTGGTAAAATATTTTTACTTCGTCAATGGAACTACGGCGTGTGCTTTCTCCTTTGTAGTGAATGATTTGTGTTGTCGGAACATAACATACTTTCCATCCGCTTTGCTGCACGCGATAACACCAATCCAAATCTTCACCGTACATAAAAAAATCTTCGTCGAGTCCGCCAATGTTTTCAAATACTTCTCTTCGCAAAAACATAAACGAACCGCTCACTGCGTCAACTTCGTTTGTTTCATTCTCATTCAAATATGTCAGATTATATTTCGCAAATAATTTTGATTTTGGAAACATATCAGACAATCCGATAAGTTTTGAAAATGCAATAAACGGTGTCGGAAAACTTCTACGGCACGCAAGTTGTAGCGTTCCATCGGGAGAAAGAACTTTACAACCCGCTAATCCTACATCATTATTCGATTCAAAAAATTGCAACATTGTTTCGAACGTATCTTCTTGAACAATGGTATCGGGATTAATGAGAAGAAAATATTTTCCTTTCGCTTTGTTTAGTGCAATATTATTTGCTTTTGCAAAACCGAGATTTTCTTTACTTGCAATGAAGTGAACATTCGGAAATTTTGTTTGCACCATTTCCACGCTTCCATCATCAGAGGCATTATCAACGACAAAGATTTCTCCTTCCAGATTGCTCAATGCTTTCTGTATGGACACGAGCGCATTTTCCAAAAACGCTCGCACATTGTAATTGACTATGATTATAGATAAATCCATTTTTCATTTTGTCATTGCGAGCGAAGCGGAGCAACCTTCTAAATTCTTTGATGCATTAGGAAGATTGCATCGTCGTTTCACTCATCGCAATGCAACTTATTTTATATTTTTCCAATCAATGCTTGAAACTTCAATCGCCACACCATCCAAATCGCCTCGTAAATAATGTTTTTTGACATCTTCGATTGCCCTAACGTTCTGTCCATAAAAATAATAGGATGTTCAAACAAACGAAAACCTTTTCTCCATGCTTTGTAATTCATTTCGATTTGAAACGCATAACCGTTGGAATGAACATCATCAAGGTTGATTGATTCGAGAACTTTTCGTTTGAAACATTTAAATCCGCCGGTTGCATCCTTGATATTCATTCCCGTGATAATTCTTGTATAGACATTCGCGCCGTAACTTAAAATCAATCTGCGAATTGGCCAATTCATGATACGAACTCCGTAAATGTATCGCGACCCGATTACCAAATCATGTTCGTTCATCAATTTCAATAAATTCGGTAACTCAATCGGGTTATGCGAAAAGTCTGCATCCATTTCAATCATAAAATCGAAACCATTAGCAATTGCGTATTTAAATCCTGCAACGTACGCTGTTCCCAGTCCCATTTTTTTCGGGCGCTCCATTAAATGTACTCGAGAATTATTTTTCTGAATTTCTTTGACAATGTTCGCAGTTCCATCGGGAGAATTATCATCCACGATGAGAATTTCTAACGATGCATCTTGTTTCAACACTTCGTCAATAAGCTGTCGAACGTTTTCCGATTCGTTGTATGTTGGTGTAATAACTAATGCTTTCGACATTTTCGTTATGCGTAAAATTCTAAAATTGTTTTCGCAATATATTCTTGCATTTCCATCATGAGTTCCGTATGCATTGGAAGTGAAATTACTTCGTTCACAATTTTTTCTGTGATTGGTAAATGAAAATCTTTTTCAACGAAATGCGAAAACGCTTGTTGTTGATGAAGCGGGATGGGGTAATAAACACCAAAAGGAATTTTCTTTGCTTTCAAATATTCCGCAAGTTCATCACGTTTCGGTACTCGTATCGTGTATTGATGGTAAATGTGTTTTGCGAAACTTTTTTCTGTCGGAGTTTTTATGGTTGAATTTGCAAAAAGTTTATTGTAATTCGCGGAGGCAATTCTTCTCTTATTATTCCACTCGTCCAGATATTTCAATTTCACATCCAATATCGCCGCTTGCATTGTATCCAAACGACTATTCACGCCAAGTAATTCGTGATAGTAACGAACTTTCGAACCGTGATTACCAATCATTCGCATTTTTTCTGCAAGCAAATCATTGTTTGTGAAAAGCATTCCACCATCGCCGAATGCACCAAGGTTTTTACTTGGGAAAAAACTTGTGCAAGATATATCTCCGAATGTTCCAACTTTTTCCCCGGTGTATTCTGCGCCAATTGCTTGACACATATCTTCAATAACAAACAAACTATACTTCTTCGCTATTTCGAGCAACGGTTGCATATCAACGGATTGACCAAAAAGATGAACGGGAATAATTGCTTTTGTTTTTTTCGTAATCGCTTTTTCAATCTGCGAAACATTGATATTGAACGAATCTTCTTCCACATCAACATACACGGGGTTTGCGCCAATGAGTGCAATCGTTTCAACTGTTGCGACAAATGTAAATGATGTTGTAATAACTTCATCGTCTTTACCAATTCCTAATGCCATCATAGCAATTTGCAACGCATCTGTTCCTGAAGCGCAACCGATTGCATGTTTTA
This portion of the Ignavibacteria bacterium genome encodes:
- a CDS encoding glycosyltransferase, which gives rise to MDLSIIIVNYNVRAFLENALVSIQKALSNLEGEIFVVDNASDDGSVEMVQTKFPNVHFIASKENLGFAKANNIALNKAKGKYFLLINPDTIVQEDTFETMLQFFESNNDVGLAGCKVLSPDGTLQLACRRSFPTPFIAFSKLIGLSDMFPKSKLFAKYNLTYLNENETNEVDAVSGSFMFLRREVFENIGGLDEDFFMYGEDLDWCYRVQQSGWKVCYVPTTQIIHYKGESTRRSSIDEVKIFYHSMQLFVKKHFRSYVLFLPLLQMGIFFRSWIAFLGKNKTTFLVMVIDSVFIFLSLVLSEYLWRGRLYSFPSYAYPAIYIFSICIILFSEFLSGALTRRKTISSASSIAVIASFTFLSALTFFFKDYGFSRMVTLLSGMMTLVVLPGWRLVAHIFFSMQQTGKRSVIVGVTKSGEELVRKLRSRVDHSYDIIGFIDTHRQRIGEKVNGVEILGSVDTIGRVIREKKISDVIFSTDALSYTDILSVIARSRDRNVSYRLVPSSLEVVIGKTRIDELESLPFVDIAYNIHQPFNRFVKRTFDIFLSLFLFLFYPLVQLFLPKHSIAKKKILLIPKILNGEMSFVGRPVFTHSTRVSGMNGRTGMYLGKAGLTGLAQINYRNDMSAEEIETYNLYYAKNQSLLLDIEILIKSFFFTGQKQ
- a CDS encoding polyprenol monophosphomannose synthase; translated protein: MSKALVITPTYNESENVRQLIDEVLKQDASLEILIVDDNSPDGTANIVKEIQKNNSRVHLMERPKKMGLGTAYVAGFKYAIANGFDFMIEMDADFSHNPIELPNLLKLMNEHDLVIGSRYIYGVRIMNWPIRRLILSYGANVYTRIITGMNIKDATGGFKCFKRKVLESINLDDVHSNGYAFQIEMNYKAWRKGFRLFEHPIIFMDRTLGQSKMSKNIIYEAIWMVWRLKFQALIGKI
- a CDS encoding DegT/DnrJ/EryC1/StrS family aminotransferase, producing the protein MNLHLVDVVGQYKKIKHEIDEAVLRVVESGQYILGKDVSEFENNCARYLNVKHAIGCASGTDALQIAMMALGIGKDDEVITTSFTFVATVETIALIGANPVYVDVEEDSFNINVSQIEKAITKKTKAIIPVHLFGQSVDMQPLLEIAKKYSLFVIEDMCQAIGAEYTGEKVGTFGDISCTSFFPSKNLGAFGDGGMLFTNNDLLAEKMRMIGNHGSKVRYYHELLGVNSRLDTMQAAILDVKLKYLDEWNNKRRIASANYNKLFANSTIKTPTEKSFAKHIYHQYTIRVPKRDELAEYLKAKKIPFGVYYPIPLHQQQAFSHFVEKDFHLPITEKIVNEVISLPMHTELMMEMQEYIAKTILEFYA